Within the Myxococcus virescens genome, the region TCGCCGTGCTGGCGGATGCCTTCAACGACATGGCGGGGCGCATCGAGAAGCAGGTGGCGGACCAGCGCGAGCTGCTCGCCGCCGTGTCCCACGAGCTGCGCACCCCGCTGGCCCGGCTGCGCGTGCTGACGGAGCTGCTCCGCGACGGAGGCGGCAACCCGAAGACGTTGGACCAGGTGGACCGCGAGGTGGTGGAGCTGGATGCCCTGGTGGGGGAGCTGCTGGCCAGCTCCCGGCTGGACTTCGGCCAGCTCACCCCGCGTGTCCTGGATGGCCAGACGCTGGCCACGCAGGCCCTGGAGCGCGCGGGACTGGCGAGCTCCCTGTTGGGCATGGAGGTGGAGCACGCCGGGCTCGTGGGAGACGCGACGCTGCTGGGCCGCGCCCTGGCCAACCTCCTGGAGAATGCGCGCAAGCACGGCGCCGGCGCCGAGGCACTGCGCATCCAGGAGCGAGGCGAACACCTGGCCTTCTGCGTGGAAGACCGGGGCCCCGGGCTGCAGCCCGGCGAGGACGAGCGCATCTTCCGGCCCTTCTACCGGAGGGACCAAGGCACCGAGGCGCGCGAGGCGGGCTCCCTGGGCCTGGGGCTGGCGCTGGTCCAGCGCATCGCGCACGTCCACGGCGGAGATGTCTTCGCGGAGAACCGCCCCGGCGGCGGCGCACGGGTGGGCTTCACCGTGCGGAAGAACGGCCCTCCGGCTTCAGAGAGCCGCCCCGCCGCGTAGCGCATTCGTCAGTTCTGCGCGGACGCGTCCTCCGCGGAGAAGGAGAACGCGGCCTCGGCCGGCGCGTCGTCCTTCACCGTGACTTCGGCCGACTTCGTGCCGA harbors:
- a CDS encoding HAMP domain-containing sensor histidine kinase gives rise to the protein MKRGRPRAHKRGWDAKGEPHECGPWGHRHPPHGYWHMGRLGGFVRARLHRRLFMWFGLSILATGAVVATVMSLVGGGTWRQESDRVRAFVGHRFEEVWDEPARRDALVASIEKDLQVGVELRDASGAMLAQTQVPCRRPEFNLPVIRDGVTLGSVRACYASFRPKSPLRMVLPLALSCMVLWMAAGKLARRLARPMDELVRATRALGSGRLDSRADVAPHVTGEFAVLADAFNDMAGRIEKQVADQRELLAAVSHELRTPLARLRVLTELLRDGGGNPKTLDQVDREVVELDALVGELLASSRLDFGQLTPRVLDGQTLATQALERAGLASSLLGMEVEHAGLVGDATLLGRALANLLENARKHGAGAEALRIQERGEHLAFCVEDRGPGLQPGEDERIFRPFYRRDQGTEAREAGSLGLGLALVQRIAHVHGGDVFAENRPGGGARVGFTVRKNGPPASESRPAA